In a single window of the Streptomyces sp. HUAS ZL42 genome:
- a CDS encoding TerD family protein, producing MSSGSKGLGKVEVRLKWDPSPLHQPPHHLDIIAATYSADAPFGRPVYIVHYDSRSPDGTINMSRHSQTGQGFGYVEAMTLELDRLAPSFARVVVGVAIHQNAGLKTFADISNAGVLVVDGYTELLKDDFAQIAGSTAGTVAEFTRDRSGAWEFQEMVRGFDSDPVVFSTEMGAAPQS from the coding sequence GTGAGCAGCGGCAGCAAGGGGCTGGGGAAGGTCGAGGTGCGGCTCAAGTGGGACCCGAGTCCCTTGCACCAGCCACCTCATCATCTCGACATCATCGCCGCGACCTACTCGGCGGACGCCCCCTTCGGGCGGCCTGTGTACATCGTCCACTACGACAGTCGCTCGCCGGACGGCACCATCAACATGAGCCGGCACAGCCAGACCGGTCAGGGCTTCGGCTACGTCGAGGCGATGACCCTCGAACTCGACCGCCTCGCGCCCTCCTTCGCACGGGTGGTCGTGGGCGTGGCGATCCACCAGAACGCCGGTCTCAAGACCTTCGCCGACATATCGAACGCAGGAGTCCTGGTCGTCGACGGGTACACGGAGTTGCTGAAGGACGACTTCGCACAGATCGCCGGGTCCACCGCAGGGACCGTCGCGGAGTTCACCAGGGACCGTTCCGGAGCGTGGGAGTTCCAGGAGATGGTCCGGGGCTTCGACAGCGACCCGGTCGTCTTCAGTACGGAGATGGGCGCCGCACCACAGTCCTGA
- a CDS encoding MurR/RpiR family transcriptional regulator: MSADESVGVADTDNGVTDSPAARLQALFEGHRLTPTQRRIAHSMVRRAPDVPFLSSVELAELAGVSQPSVTRFAVALGFDGYPALRKHLREVAPAEPTAAPGSFNEYQQAVEAEIENLRHLAELLADPRPVRRAGRILAASRPLPVLGLRAAASQAYGFAYFAAKVHPDVRLLHEGGTMIHDRIDAAVRAGASALLCFALPRHPREVVDALAYAKEAGLTVVTVADSAFAPVAKVSDLLLPAAVGTGLAFDTACAPMLLGRVLLEAMCDDLPEAQARLEEFDAKAAARGLFVE, translated from the coding sequence ATGAGCGCGGACGAGAGCGTTGGTGTGGCGGACACGGACAACGGTGTGACGGACAGCCCGGCCGCCCGGCTGCAGGCGCTGTTCGAGGGCCACCGGCTGACGCCGACCCAGCGGCGCATCGCGCACAGCATGGTGCGGCGCGCCCCCGACGTGCCGTTCCTGTCCAGCGTGGAGCTGGCCGAGCTGGCCGGGGTCAGCCAGCCCTCCGTGACCCGGTTCGCGGTCGCCCTCGGCTTCGACGGCTACCCGGCACTGCGCAAACACCTGCGCGAGGTCGCGCCCGCCGAACCGACCGCCGCTCCCGGCTCGTTCAACGAGTACCAGCAGGCCGTCGAGGCCGAGATCGAGAACCTGAGGCACCTGGCGGAACTGCTGGCCGACCCCCGGCCGGTGCGGCGCGCGGGCCGGATCCTCGCCGCCTCGCGTCCCCTGCCCGTCCTGGGCCTGCGCGCCGCGGCCTCCCAGGCGTACGGCTTCGCGTACTTCGCCGCCAAGGTCCACCCGGACGTACGACTGCTGCACGAGGGCGGCACGATGATCCACGACCGGATCGACGCCGCCGTACGGGCCGGCGCCTCGGCCCTGCTGTGCTTCGCGCTGCCGCGGCATCCGCGCGAGGTCGTGGACGCCCTCGCCTACGCCAAGGAGGCCGGGCTGACCGTGGTGACGGTCGCGGACTCCGCCTTCGCGCCGGTCGCCAAGGTCTCCGACCTGCTGCTGCCGGCCGCCGTCGGCACCGGGCTCGCCTTCGACACCGCCTGCGCCCCGATGCTGCTCGGCCGGGTCCTGCTCGAGGCGATGTGCGACGACCTGCCCGAGGCGCAGGCGCGGCTGGAGGAGTTCGACGCGAAGGCGGCGGCGCGGGGGCTGTTCGTGGAGTGA
- a CDS encoding roadblock/LC7 domain-containing protein, which produces MASEPQIVDELRRLRTRVPQLTGALAASVDGLVLAQDTPGVEPEGVAALTAAALGVAVRLADATGRGEFRELLVRGAYGYVATYAAGRTAVLTLLAEDRVNVGRLHLEGRRAGTRIGELVDAEIAARADAAEKAPVKTTTARTRAARTSRTTATNARTTES; this is translated from the coding sequence ATGGCGTCCGAGCCCCAGATAGTCGACGAACTCCGCCGGCTCAGAACCCGCGTACCGCAGCTCACCGGCGCCCTCGCGGCCAGCGTGGACGGACTCGTCCTCGCCCAGGACACCCCCGGTGTGGAGCCGGAGGGCGTGGCCGCGCTCACCGCCGCGGCGCTCGGCGTGGCCGTTCGCCTGGCGGACGCGACCGGCCGCGGCGAATTCCGCGAGCTGCTCGTGCGCGGCGCGTACGGGTACGTCGCCACGTACGCCGCGGGCCGCACCGCCGTCCTGACGCTGCTCGCCGAGGACCGCGTCAACGTCGGCCGCCTGCACCTGGAGGGCCGCCGGGCCGGCACCCGCATCGGGGAGCTCGTCGACGCGGAGATCGCCGCCCGCGCCGACGCAGCCGAGAAGGCTCCCGTCAAGACCACCACCGCACGGACCAGAGCCGCGCGCACCTCACGCACCACTGCCACCAACGCGCGCACCACGGAAAGTTGA